The following are from one region of the Aspergillus chevalieri M1 DNA, chromosome 1, nearly complete sequence genome:
- a CDS encoding TMEM53 family protein (COG:S;~EggNog:ENOG410PRFH;~InterPro:IPR029058,IPR008547;~MEROPS:MER0213608;~PFAM:PF05705;~TransMembrane:1 (o163-189i)), with amino-acid sequence MAGKPLDGQHPLASFSRLSPSVYLQEPDETVKYKGQYPKTIVLAFWMNAPPRALAKYVLEYRRLAPAARIIFVLSSSNDFLFGASKETQQARVMPAVEAIRGSSSPGDPVFLHMFSNGGVSSTTNLLETYEKLTGNPMRVSSMIFDSAPGTTTVSGVMKAFSFAFPGMLILRFLLKIALYAFLFLNAIFRRLTGTKDAITTARDAINDSRLLHGIDPKGRPKRCYIYSDADDLVHWRDVERHAYLAKAMGCYVRREKFIGSPHVSHMRADPERYWGIVQKYLFARA; translated from the coding sequence ATGGCAGGCAAACCCTTGGACGGACAGCATCCTTTGGCATCCTTTTCCCGGCTCTCCCCTTCTGTATATCTTCAAGAGCCTGATGAAACCGTTAAATATAAAGGGCAATACCCGAAGACGATCGTTCTTGCTTTCTGGATGAACGCTCCTCCACGGGCACTGGCCAAATACGTTCTCGAATACAGACGCCTGGCACCTGCAGCCAGGATTATCTTCGTCCTAAGCTCTTCCAATGACTTTCTTTTCGGTGCTTCTAAGGAAACTCAGCAGGCCCGGGTCATGCCGGCTGTCGAAGCCATCCGGGGCTCATCGTCGCCCGGAGACCCGGTGTTTCTGCACATGTTCTCGAATGGAGGAGTCTCTTCGACGACAAATCTGCTTGAGACATATGAGAAGCTGACAGGCAATCCGATGCGCGTCTCATCGATGATCTTCGACAGCGCACCCGGAACAACAACCGTCAGCGGTGTCATGAAAGCTTTTTCGTTCGCGTTTCCGGGAATGTTGATCCTGCGATTTCTCCTCAAAATTGCCTTATACGCGTTTTTGTTCTTGAATGCAATTTTTCGAAGGCTAACTGGCACAAAAGATGCCATCACCACTGCCCGAGATGCAATAAATGATAGCCGTCTACTGCATGGGATCGATCCGAAAGGTCGACCCAAAAGGTGCTACATCTATTCGGATGCCGATGATCTGGTGCACTGGAGAGACGTGGAGAGACATGCCTACCTGGCAAAGGCTATGGGTTGTTATGTGCGTCGCGAAAAGTTCATCGGATCTCCTCATGTGAGCCATATGAGGGCCGATCCCGAGCGGTACTGGGGTATTGTGCAGAAGTACCTGTTCGCCCGGGCATGA
- a CDS encoding guanylate kinase (COG:F;~EggNog:ENOG410PHNN;~InterPro:IPR027417,IPR008145,IPR008144,IPR020590, IPR017665;~PFAM:PF00625;~go_function: GO:0004385 - guanylate kinase activity [Evidence IEA];~go_process: GO:0006163 - purine nucleotide metabolic process [Evidence IEA]), which produces MTSTPPDRRPIVISGPSGVGKGTLAQKLLDTHPGTFAFSVSHTTRSPRPGEVEGANYYFVSPATFSSLISQYAFVEHAVFSDHHYGTSKQTIADQMAKGLVVVLDIEMTGVKNLKADSGIDARYVFIKPLSFEALEARLRGRGTEKEDDLQKRLNQARVELEYASTPGVYDKIIVNDDLERAYKELEEFVYRPMS; this is translated from the exons ATGACTTCTA CACCCCCAGACCGCCGACCAATAGTCATCTCCGGCCCTTCAGGCGTCGGCAAAGGAACGTTAGCCCAAAAGCTCCTTGACACACACCCCGGTACATTCGCATTTAGCGTGTCCCACACCACGCGCAGTCCGCGGCCCGGTGAGGTCGAAGGTGCCAACTACTACTTTGTCTCCCCTGCTACATTCTCCTCACTAATCTCGCAATATGCATTTGTCGAACATGCGGTTTTCAGTGACCATCACTACGGAACTAGCAAACAGACTATTGCAGATCAAATGGCCAAAGGGCTGGTGGTCGTGCTCGATATTGAGATGACAGGTGTCAAGAATTTGAAAGCCGACTCTGGTATTGATGCGCGCTACGTCTTTATCAAGCCGTTGAGCTTTGAGGCACTTGAGGCGCGGCTTAGGGGTCGTGGTActgagaaggaggatgaTCTACAGAAGAGGTTGAACCAAGCTAGAGTTGAGCTTGAGTACGCGAGCACGCCGGGCGTGTATGATAAAATCATTGTCAATGATGATCTTGAGAGAGCGTATAAGGAATTGGAAGAGTTTGTCTATAGGCCGATGTCCTAG